One region of Corvus cornix cornix isolate S_Up_H32 chromosome 14, ASM73873v5, whole genome shotgun sequence genomic DNA includes:
- the LOC104684829 gene encoding uncharacterized protein LOC104684829 produces MTFHNMTWISYPSKSQPFTSQEEIEAFIASQNIISRLMHCYIAFFVPTGLTAGICILIIFIKNYLQNKGQGLDLLLLHFTISNIIMIFFSFTVITRPDYLTATHLACSVLSFFFNFAYFNSQYVFILTSLTLLLERFPSGTALCKATQRPILCVGFVLTYTFCLSLTEAVLVGTDNYQLEARCQLDPLFAWPEYEIVKFTFGFGIPSLLQILCFTVLLAKEAPAGAPALQQHIRTYAAVYVISVTAFICRLFYNIMVLFRTTLKLQRSIGTTKNELVMNIAEIVLFCESCASLVVILCFHKPCKDEVLKVIQKCRRKTSANNHLEIPETATTHQSGSQ; encoded by the coding sequence ATGACTTTTCACAACATGACGTGGATCAGCTACCCAAGCAAGAGCCAGCCTTTCACTTCCCAAGAAGAAATTGAAGCCTTCATAGCTTCTCAAAATATCATATCCAGACTCATGCACTGTTACATTGCCTTTTTTGTACCCACAGGATTAACAGCTGGCATATGTATTTTGATCATTTTCATAAAGAATTATTTGCAGAACAAAGGACAAGGCTTGGACTTACTTCTTCTACACTTCACCATCAGCAATAtcataatgatttttttctcatttactgTCATCACTAGACCAGACTATTTAACAGCAACCCACCTTGCCTGTAGtgtcctgtctttttttttcaactttgcTTATTTCAATTCTCagtatgttttcattttgacatCTCTCACACTGTTACTGGAAAGATTTCCATCAGGGACTGCTCTCTGCAAAGCCACACAAAGACCCATCCTGTGTGTCGGGTTTGTACTCACGTATACCTTCTGTTTGTCCCTGACGGAGGCAGTGCTGGTTGGCACCGATAATTATCAGCTGGAAGCACGCTGCCAGTTGGACCCACTATTTGCATGGCCTGAATACGAGATTGTTAAATTCACCTTTGGGTTTGGAATCCCATCACTACTTCAGATTCTCTGTTTTACTGTTCTCTTGGCTAAAGAAGCACCTGCTGGAGCTCCAGCCTTGCAGCAGCACATCCGCACTTACGCCGCCGTGTACGTGATCAGCGTGACAGCATTTATTTGTCGCCTCTTTTATAACATCATGGTTCTCTTCAGGACAACACTGAAGCTACAGAGGAGCATTGGAACTACAAAGAATGAGCTTGTGATGAACATTGCAGAAATAGTGTTGTTCTGTGAGAGCTGTGCTAGTTTGGTAGTTatactttgttttcataaacCATGCAAGGATGAAGTACTGAAAGTCATACAAAAGTGCCGAAGAAAAACCAGTGCCAACAATCACCTTGAAATACCAGAAACAGCCACGACCCATCAAAGTGGGTCACAGTAA
- the GPER1 gene encoding G-protein coupled estrogen receptor 1, with translation METYSASISPVICNSTTFNLNGSHLCNESISSRLADKSEHQQYVIGLFLSCLYTIFLFPIGFVGNILILVVNISFREKMTIPDLYFINLAVADLILVADSLIEVFNLDEKYYDITIICTFMSLFLQINMYSSIFFLTWMSFDRYLALAKVMRSNLFRTMQHARLSCGLIWMASISAALVPFTAVHLQHTGEVYFCFADVKEIQWLEITLGFIIPFVIIGLCYSLIVRVLIKAHKHRSLRLRRQKALRMIFVVVLVFFICWLPENVFISVQLLQRKSEPVSSNSPSFRHDYPLTGHIVNLAAFSNSCLNPLIYSFLGETFRDKLRLYIEQKTKMSTLHRFCQAALTSVIPDSNEQSEV, from the coding sequence ATGGAAACTTATTCTGCCTCAATATCACCTGTTATATGTAACAGCACAACTTTTAACCTGAATGGATCCCATTTGTGTAACGAAAGCATATCCTCTAGATTAGCTGATAAATCAGAACACCAACAATATGTTATCGGCCTTTTCTTATCGTGTCTTTACACAATATTCCTTTTTCCTATCGGTTTTGTGGGAAACATTCTGATACTGGTTGTCAACATTAGCTTTCGGGAAAAAATGACAATTCCAGACCTTTACTTCATAAACCTGGCAGTGGCTGATCTCATTCTAGTGGCTGATTCTCTCATTGAGGTGTTTAATCTTGACGAGAAGTACTACGATATCACCATCATCTGTACCTTTATGTCTTTGTTCCTTCAGATCAACATGTatagcagcattttctttctgacatgGATGAGTTTTGACAGATACCTAGCACTGGCCAAAGTAATGAGGTCCAACCTATTTCGCACTATGCAGCACGCTAGATTGAGCTGTGGGCTCATATGGATGGCGTCCATTTCGGCAGCTCTAGTCCCATTTACAGCCGTGCACTTACAACACACCGGAGAGGTCtacttttgttttgcagatgtAAAAGAAATCCAGTGGCTAGAGATAACCCTGGGCTTTATTATCCCCTTTGTGATCATCGGTCTTTGTTACTCATTAATTGTTCGAGTCCTTATAAAAGCACACAAGCACAGGAGTCTCCGTCTGCGGCGACAGAAGGCTCTGCGcatgatttttgttgttgtcctGGTTTTCTTTATCTGCTGGCTCCCTGAAAACGTCTTCATTAGTGTCCAACTTCTCCAGAGGAAAAGCGAGCCCGTCTCTTCAAACAGCCCATCCTTCAGGCATGATTATCCTTTAACAGGACATATTGTGAACCTAGCAGCTTTTTCTAATAGCTGCTTGAACCCCTTAATTTACAGTTTTCTGGGGGAAACCTTCAGAGACAAACTGCGACTGTACattgaacagaaaacaaaaatgtcaacACTGCATCGGTTCTGTCAGGCTGCCTTAACATCTGTCATTCCTGACAGTAATGAGCAATCAGAAGTCTGA